A single window of Gossypium hirsutum isolate 1008001.06 chromosome A10, Gossypium_hirsutum_v2.1, whole genome shotgun sequence DNA harbors:
- the LOC107925153 gene encoding uncharacterized protein, with amino-acid sequence MAAEFPGTPGTSESSVADAPLEDVQVSRCCQVWKNKYSKAERGRVFLKQGIRILEKGYDDIQAENLTLKKAYEEEQALTKVEKEGREKELALRVSLENELSVLKSEISNLKKKGVSDIEDKIEEIKQLKARVSDMNKELSWLKELVEKEKKRADLEKRKAAEASTYAATEKGKAGEEHRLKQLETLRKDVSEAKSKLDSEKSNLDEEIKKLQEEKKKAVEERKLVDLEMAKASELRKSAEETKKKAVDERKCADLEMAKAEKQRKIAKETKKKAVEDRKRADLEMAEAVKQRKIAEENMKKAVEVRKQADIEMAKAEEQRKIAEENKKAVEGPKVEEQRKVVEATKKKAVKEKLHNNNLTKQLEQARRRNEELHKNLHELSGSRNMEEAPFDQSDRNTIAAKTEKTAQFKVLKEDADKSRAVSGSLQVEDIEKEKTISERKKADSNMRKAEKKRKLVEVNTKTMKREHCGDHLSKLLEDAKLKINELQKQIHELSSNKKKVGELFVSSNNGISAEVAEVKLLKKQLKFEKERVKHAKDVARLEKGRSNLLQQEIGCMKLKLIQLLDRLDAVDNCFLAPAEGIYDMEKAGDFSSMQQTKLKKKLRSLELRQTCLQTENQFLKTRHMDTSASNPLGETFRPDDHLLPIRGANCCESITGINAKLESLFGGSNKRMLQSSAINSSTAYFSDRQLVGSQERGAHSVTTSAKLGEENLNLQPTISSMSGEVTENTCSENPAVVAENSVKCPLGSLGRVKGRVRKRKLILDTVECIETLCCESKKLHLQLEDKLSVLHGMVQMDKPTEEAKSLRCNLQDIAYSVHDRSRKRRKASHEVTLAMEQYCDGQQIKQMQGCSEHLCNPDTIDPKTMVGFEEIVYKNYMKLLDLDDAAEEECYRMAVERPVSPTLPEMEFPGIKSFEVNEFRPVQDENCERFSLQNENPASSDKFDVMNVNSSIQLQCSRVDTSPKLQHENGCSFGSFDFLKRNEKGFCSTLLAERAFLSNSQDSGVDMEMSVAPSSGDGVVNIPSESEIRSTIESTPKYCVMFSDIKEDSSLSRIFRATKTCMVQCSLPAQKEFVVHRISHALKLEEELLPREKACVFFSLVLLNFCTATSKNCSLLKDFIPCLQLFAEHINEVISDAEARSVVDELCLDELLSLIEEFLIEGRVMLCAALSSETSVECDSRRHAIFNGSAVVFKHEAASADLLVAGSIILGSICAAADRAGFLCEAAYNIFRMHRYDTLVVLVILHAFAYVGGNKMFTLRNYSLTMTVLKSIVMFLESEHAPMSTATHSFVGDVLPQFHACVGCPFSKDALSVDIVVSLLFTKLQNFAQSGFMHQNLTVNSSNSSVMSIEKIAEQNLSCFLDMNVSCFLDKCSLAGIRSGSVVTKTLCDIGDILSLMELIACNMSWNWTCNKIIAQLWSTLESSALENLSVAIIILLGQLGRIGVDAVGYEDKEVENLRTKLNAFLLRETTIRAGLPIQLATVAALLGLTSLDLNNIDLVSAMSGQFVPANLLKNWFPLLTEEQKAISIRLFQSVD; translated from the exons ATGGCGGCGGAGTTTCCTGGTACTCCAGGCACTTCAGAGTCGAGTGTGGCGGACGCGCCACTGGAGGATGTTCAAGTATCACGCTGCTGTCAAGTG TGGAAAAACAAATATTCGAAGGCAGAAAGGGGGCGAGTTTTTCTAAAGCAAGGAATTCGTATACTTGAAAAAGGATATGATGATATTCAAGCTGAGAATTTGACTCTTAAGAAAG CTTATGAAGAAGAGCAGGCACTAACGAAGGTAGAGAAAGAGGGCAGAGAAAAAGAGTTGGCTTTAAGAGTTTCATTAGAGAATGAGTTATCTGTTTTAAAGTCGGAGATATCCAACTTAAAGAAAAAAGGAGTTTCGGATATTGAAGataaaattgaagaaataaaGCAGCTTAAAGCTAGAGTTTCTGACATGAATAAGGAACTAAGCTGGCTCAAGGAGCTTGTTGAGAAAGAGAAGAAGAGGGCAGATTTGGAAAAGAGGAAAGCAGCTGAAGCATCAACATATGCTGCAACTGAGAAGGGTAAGGCTGGTGAAGAACATAGGTTAAAACAATTGGAGACACTAAGGAAAGATGTTAGTGAAGCAAAATCCAAGTTGGATTCAGAGAAGTCAAATCTTGACGAGGAAATTAAGAAGCtacaagaagagaaaaagaaggcagttgaagaaagaaaacttgTCGATTTGGAGATGGCTAAAGCAAGCGAGTTGAGGAAGAGTGCAGAAGAAACTAAGAAAAAGGCTGTTGATGAAAGAAAATGTGCTGATTTGGAGATGGCTAAAGCAGAGAAGCAGAGGAAGATTGCTAAAGAAACTAAGAAGAAGGCTGTTGAAGATAGAAAACGTGCTGATTTAGAGATGGCTGAAGCAGTGAAGCAAAGGAAGATTGCAGAAGAAAACATGAAGAAGGCGGTTGAAGTAAGAAAACAAGCTGATATTGAGATGGCTAAAGCAGAAGAGCAAAGGAAGATTGCAGAAGAAAATAAGAAGGCTGTTGAAGGGCCCAAAGTGGAGGAACAAAGGAAGGTTGTAGAAGCAACTAAGAAGAAAGCTGTCAAAGAGAAGCTGCACAATAATAATTTGACCAAACAACTAGAACAGGCCAGGAGAAGGAATGAAGAACTACATAAAAATTTACATGAACTTTCTGGCTCAAGAAATATGGAGGAGGCTCCTTTTGACCAATCTGATCGAAATACAATTGCTGCAAAAACAGAAAAGACAGCACAATTCAAGGTGTTGAAGGAAGATGCAGACAAGTCAAGGGCAGTTTCTGGTTCTTTGCAAGTTGAGGATATTGAGAAAGAGAAGACTATTAGTGAGAGAAAAAAAGCAGATTCAAACATGAGGaaagcagaaaagaaaagaaagcttgtGGAGGTGAATACAAAGACGATGAAAAGAGAACACTGTGGTGATCATCTATCAAAGCTGTTAGAAGATGCTAAGCTGAAGATTAATGAACTGCAGAAGCAGATACATGAACTCTCAtccaataaaaaaaaagttggtgAATTGTTTGTTTCATCTAACAATGGTATTAGTGCTGAAGTAGCAGAAGTAAAGCTTTTGAAAAAACAACTGAAGTTTGAAAAGGAAAGAGTAAAGCATGCAAAAGATGTTGCTAGGCTGGAAAAAGGTCGTAGTAATCTTTTGCAGCAAGAAATAGGTTGCATGAAGCTCAAGTTAATTCAACTTTTGGACCGTTTGGATGCTGTAGATAATTGTTTCTTAGCTCCTGCTGAAGGTATATATGACATGGAAAAG GCCGGGGACTTTTCAAGTATGCAACAaacaaagttgaaaaaaaaattgcgcAGCTTAGAATTACGGCAAACATGTCTTCAAACTGAAAATCAATTTCTTAAGACTAGGCACATGGATACCTCTGCTTCCAATCCTCTAGGGGAAACATTTCGACCTGATGACCATTTGCTTCCTATACGAGGAGCGAACTGTTGTGAATCTATCACAGGTATTAATGCTAAATTGGAGTCTCTATTTGGAGGCTCTAATAAAAGAATGTTACAGAGTTCTGCAATAAATTCCAGTACAGCTTATTTTTCTGATAGACAGTTGGTGGGCTCACAGGAAAGAGGTGCTCATTCAGTTACCACATCAGCAAAACTGGGTGAAGAGAACTTAAATTTACAGCCAACTATTTCAAGCATGTCTGGTGAAGTTACGGAAAATACGTGCAGTGAAAATCCTGCTGTGGTTGCTGAGAATAGTGTTAAATGTCCTCTTGGTTCTCTTGGAAGAGTTAAGGGCCGTGTTAGGAAGAGAAAACTGATACTTGATACTGTAGAATGTATTGAAACTTTGTGCTGTGAGAGTAAGAAGTTGCATCTACAGCTTGAGGACAAGCTTTCTGTTTTGCATGGTATGGTACAAATGGACAAACCCACTGAAGAAGCAAAATCTTTGAGATGTAACCTGCAAGATATTGCATACTCTGTGCATGATAGATCTCGTAAGAGAAGAAAAGCATCTCATGAAGTGACTTTGGCTATGGAGCAATATTGTGATGGTCAGCAGATTAAGCAGATGCAAGGTTGCTCTGAACATTTGTGCAACCCTGATACTATTGATCCTAAAACTATGGTTGGTTTTGAGGAAATAGTCTACAAAAACTATATGAAATTGCTGGATTTGGATGATGCTGCGGAGGAAGAATGCTATAGGATGGCAGTAGAAAGGCCTGTATCTCCAACACTTCCTGAAATGGAATTTCCTGGAATCAAATCATTCGAGGTCAATGAATTTAGACCAGTACAGGACGAGAACTGTGAAAGATTCTCTCTTCAAAATGAAAATCCTGCATCTTCTGATAAGTTTGATGTTATGAATGTGAACAGTTCCATTCAGTTGCAATGTAGTAGGGTTGACACTTCACCTAAATTACAACATGAGAATGGGTGTTCTTTTGGTTCCTTTGACTTTCTAAAGCGTAATGAGAAGGGTTTTTGCAGTACTTTGCTAGCGGAAAGAGCTTTTTTAAGCAATTCCCAGGACTCTGGAGTGGACATGGAGATGTCAGTTGCTCCTAGTTCTGGAGATGGAGTGGTGAACATTCCATCTGAAAGTGAAATTAGATCCACCATTGAAAGTACTCCAAAATACTGTGTTATGTTCTCTGACATCAAGGAGGATAGCAGTCTCTCTAGAATTTTTCGTGCCACTAAAACTTGTATGGTTCAATGCTCTTTGCCTGCTCAGAAAGAGTTTGTTGTGCATAGAATTTCACATGCTCTTAAACTGGAAGAGGAGCTTTTACCCAG GGAGAAGGCTTGTGTATTTTTCTCATTGGTACTTCTCAACTTCTGTACAGCTACATCTAAGAACTGCTCTCTGCTTAAGGATTTCATACCCTGTTTACAGTTGTTTGCTGAACACATTAATGAAG TGATTTCTGATGCTGAGGCTAGAAGTGTGGTGGATGAATTATGTTTGGATGAACTACTTAGTTTAATTGAGGAATTTCTTATAGAGGGGAGAGTTATGTTGTGTGCTGCTCTGTCTTCTGAGACTTCTGTTGAATGTGATTCAAGAAGACATGCCATTTTCAATGGATCAGCAGTAGTATTTAAGCATGAAGCTGCTTCAGCTGACCTTTTGGTGGCCGGTAGCATTATATTGGGTTCAATTTGTGCAGCTGCTGACCGAGCCGGCTTTCTGTGTGAAGCTGCATATAACATTTTCAGAATGCACAGATATGATACCTTGGTGGTTCTGGTTATTCTTCATGCGTTTGCTTATGTGGGTGGCAATAAAATGTTCACCTTAAGAAATTATAGTTTAACAATGACTGTACTGAAATCGATTGTCATGTTCCTTGAAAGTGAACATGCACCAATGTCTACAGCGACTCATTCGTTTGTGGGTGATGTTCTACCTCAGTTCCATGCATGTGTTGGATGCCCATTTTCTAAAGACGCCCTTTCTGTAGATATTGTCGTCTCATTGCTCTTCACAAAGCTTCAGAATTTTGCCCAGTCAGGATTTATGCATCAAAATCTGACAGTAAATTCATCGAATTCAAGTGTCATGTCCATTGAGAAAATAGCTGAACAAAATTTGAGCTGTTTCCTTGACATGAATGTATCCTGTTTTTTAGATAAGTGCAGTTTGGCTGGTATACGGTCTGGATCAGTTGTCACCAAGACCTTGTGTGACATCGGTGACATCTTATCATTGATGGAGCTGATTGCATGCAATATG AGCTGGAACTGGACATGTAATAAAATCATTGCCCAGCTGTGGAGTACCTTGGAGTCATCTGCTCTTGAGAACCTCAGTGTTGCTATCATTATTCTTCTTGGTCAACTTGGGAG AATTGGAGTCGATGCTGTTGGATATGAAGATAAAGAGGTCGAAAACTTGAGAACAAAGTTAAACGCTTTCTTGTTGCGGGAGACTACAATTAGAGCTGGTCTTCCCATCCAGCTTGCAACCGTTGCTGCTTTGCTGGGGCTTACATCTCTTGATTTGAACAATATTGATCTTGTTTCTGCCATGTCAGGTCAGTTTGTTCCTGCAAATCTTTTAAAGAACTGGTTTCCTTTGTTGACCGAAGAGCAAAAAGCAATATCGATTAGGCTCTTCCAGTCTGTTGACTGA
- the LOC107924940 gene encoding uncharacterized protein: protein MRVSIGSYNTPLSFVTPICSRPSGGCLISISSSSHSPPALRLSSFPGLRFCGGRKISVGARAGVNGASETTSFEPYLEEMDVVTFLDPPNYLIPLDPGSYNPAAYLWKKIEDIPEERRHRLLQLLNPRLISIAWEIAGTRYHDPKFVKKTDSNIRFNKDTAIPFHVYNCRTSGGPFLIAWLKFFKKTIFYGNNGKTYGRFSSGSIVVQFANQLCPFYFEVTEMKEVMSTEQPCDLAYEFGDGLFDLDEFPSGFPKPVKHPYPFSDEVVIYIRHIGPGVLVGQAWQEGKELDQVPQKLCGEILMVKEYNPLEN from the exons ATGAGGGTTTCTATTGGAAGCTATAACACTCCTTTATCTTTTGTGACGCCTATTTGCTCGAGACCAAGCGGCGGATGCCTGATTTCAATCAGCTCATCTTCACACTCACCGCCGGCTCTTCGCCTATCCTCGTTTCCAG GTCTAAGATTTTGCGGTGGAAGGAAGATTTCAGTTGGAGCTAGAGCAGGGGTGAATGGAGCTTCGGAGACGACGTCGTTTGAACCTTACTTGGAAGAAATGGATGTCGTTACGTTTCTTGATCCTCCTAACTATTTGATTCCTTTGGATCCTGGTTCTTATAATCCAGCTGCCTATCTCTG GAAAAAAATTGAAGACATACCAGAGGAAAGACGTCATCGATTGCTGCAATTACTTAATCCGAG GCTTATTTCAATAGCTTGGGAGATAGCTGGCACACGATACCATGACCCAAAGTTTGTCAAGAAAACTGATTCCAACATTCGTTTTAATAAAGACACTGCAATTCCGTTTCATGTCTATAACTGCAGAACCAGTGGAG GTCCATTTCTTATTGCTTGGTTGAAATTCTTCAAGAAG ACTATATTTTATGGCAATAATGGGAAGACATATGGCCGTTTTTCCA GTGGATCAATTGTGGTTCAGTTTGCAAATCAGTTATGTCCCTTCTATTTTGAGGTGACTGAAATGAAAGAAGTAATGTCAACTGAACAACCCTGTGATTTGGCATATGAGTTCGGGGATGGCCTCTTCGATCTCGATGAATTTCCAAGTGGCTTCCCAAAGCCAG TGAAACATCCATATCCGTTCAGTGATGAGGTTGTGATATACATCCGGCATATAGGACCTGGTGTTTTGGTAGGGCAGGCGTGGCAGGAAGGTAAAGAATTAGACCAAGTGCCGCAAAAGTTATGCGGGGAGATTTTGATGGTAAAAGAATACAATCCTTTGgaaaattag
- the LOC107925247 gene encoding exocyst complex component EXO84B produces MATAKAKTGRSTRPTAPPKENGAKIEEGLNVFKSDDFDADAFVQSKCSLDDKEIRQLCSYLLDLKRASAEEMRKSVYANYPAFIRTSKEISDLEGELSSIRNLLSTQATLIHSLAEGVHIDLSSPKASEDPTANGILNIEDSEPSDLEKWSVEFPDLLDVLLAEKRVDEALAALDEGQHAVAEGKEKNSLSPEALASLETAIIERKQKLADQLAEAACQPSTHGAELRAAILALKKLGDGPRAHTLLLNAHFQRYQYNMLSLHPSSTSYGGAYTAALSQLVFSAIAQAASDSMGIFGEEPSYTSELVMWATKQTEAFALLVKRHALASSAAAGGLRAAAECVQIALGHCSLLEARGLALCPVLLRLFRPSVEQALNANLKRIEESTAALAAADDWVLTYPPGGTRQSGWPSSASVGNTTIFQHKLTSSAHRFNSMVQDFFEDVGQLLSMELGGQTLEGLFRVFDSYVNMLIKALPGLMDEEANFEDTGNKIVRMAETEAQQIALLANASLLADELLPRAAMKLSPNLASYKDDQCRRTSDRQNRHPEQREWKRRLVNSVERLKNKFCQQHALDLIFTEEGDSHFTAEMYINMDSTTDEVEWFPSLIFQELYAKLNRMASLAADMFVGRERFATSLLMRLTESVIICLSEDQSFWDDIEEGPRPLGPLGLQQLYLDIKFVIGFASQGRYLSRNLHRVVKEIITKAIAAFAATGMDPNSVLPNDDWFDEICQDSMERLSGKPKPEPERALNSPTASVSAQSISSVRSHGSY; encoded by the exons ATGGCGACGGCGAAGGCGAAAACGGGACGATCCACGCGACCAACGGCGCCTCCGAAAGAAAACGGCGCGAAGATCGAGGAAGGCCTTAACGTTTTCAAATCCGATGATTTCGACGCCGATGCTTTTGTTCAGTCCAAGTGTTCTCTCGACGACAAG GAAATAAGACAATTATGTTCGTATCTGTTGGATTTGAAGAGAGCTTCTGCTGAAGAAATGCGTAAAAGTGTGTATGCTAATTACCCCGCCTTTATACG CACATCtaaggagatatctgatttagAAGGAGAGCTTTCATCTATAAGAAATTTGCTGTCAACACAAGCAACATTGATTCATAGTTTGGCTGAGGGAGTTCACATAGATTTGTCTTCTCCTAAAGCTTCTGAAGATCCTACAGCTAATGGCATCTTAAATATTGAAGATAGTGAGCCTTCGGATCTGGAGAAATGGTCAGTCGAATTCCCTGATCTCCTGGATGTTTTGTTAGCTGAGAAGAGGGTAGATGAAGCTCTGGCAGCACTTGATGAAGGACAGCATGCGGTAGCCGAAGGGAAGGAAAAAAATTCATTGAGTCCTGAGGCACTTGCATCTCTAGAGACTGCCATTATAGAGCGCAAGCAAAAGTTGGCTGACCAGCTTGCTGAGGCTGCTTGTCAACCCTCTACACATGGTGCTGAACTTCGTGCAGCAATATTAGCTCTTAAAAAGCTTGGTGATGGACCACGTGCTCATACTTTGCTCCTTAATGCACATTTCCAAAGATATCAATATAACATGCTTAGCCTTCACCCATCAAGTACCTCATATGGAGGAGCATATACTGCTGCTCTCTCACAGTTGGTGTTTTCTGCCATTGCTCAAGCTGCTAGTGATTCCATGGGTATTTTTGGTGAGGAACCTTCTTATACTTCGGAGCTTGTAATGTGGGCTACAAAGCAAACAGAGGCTTTTGCGCTTCTTGTTAAAAGACATGCATTGGCTTCTTCAGCAGCTGCTGGTGGTCTAAGGGCTGCTGCAGAATGTGTTCAGATAGCTTTAGGTCATTGCTCATTGTTGGAAGCTCGTGGCTTGGCACTTTGTCCTGTGCTTTTGAGACTCTTTAGACCTAGTGTTGAGCAGGCGCTCAATGCTAATCTGAAAAGAATTGAAGAAAGCACTGCAGCTTTGGCTGCTGCTGATGATTGGGTGCTAACCTACCCCCCAGGTGGTACTAGGCAATCTGGCTGGCCCTCTAGTGCATCCGTTGGTAATACAACAATATTTCAACATAAACTTACGAGTAGTGCTCATCGATTCAATTCAATGGTCCAG GATTTCTTCGAGGATGTTGGACAACTATTAAGCATGGAGTTGGGAGGGCAAACACTGGAAGGTTTGTTTCGAGTGTTTGACTCGTATGTAAATATGCTCATTAAAGCATTACCCGGTTTGATGGATGAAGAAGCGAACTTTGAGGATACTGGAAATAAAATTGTTCGAATGGCTGAGACTGAGGCCCAACAAATTGCATTGCTAGCAAATGCATCATTGTTGGCAGATGAACTTCTTCCACGAGCTGCCATGAAGCTGTCCCCAAATCTGGCTAGTTACAAGGATGACCAATGTAGAAGAACTTCAGATAGGCAAAACCGTCATCCTGAGCAACGAGAATGGAAGAGGCGCCTTGTGAATTCAGTTGAGAGACTAAAGAATAAGTTTTGTCAACAACATGCCCTAGATCTCATTTTCACAGAAGAGGGTGATAGCCATTTTACTGCAGAAATGTACATTAATATGGATAGTACTACAGATGAGGTGGAATGGTTCCCATCTCTAATATTTCAG GAACTCTATGCAAAACTAAACAGAATGGCTAGCCTGGCAGCAGATATGTTTGTAGGAAGGGAAAGATTTGCTACATCACTATTGATGCGGCTCACCGAATCTGTCATCATATGCCTTTCCGAAGATCAAAGCTTTTGGGATGATATTGAGGAAGGACCAAGACCTTTAGGTCCACTTGGATTACAACAG CTGTATTTGGATATAAAATTCGTCATAGGCTTTGCTTCCCAAGGTCGCTACCTATCTAGGAATTTGCATAGAGTTGTCAAAGAAATAATCACTAAAGCAATAGCTGCATTTGCTGCTACCGGGATGGATCCAAATAG CGTGCTGCCCAATGACGACTGGTTCGACGAGATATGTCAAGATTCAATGGAAAGATTAAGTGGAAAACCAAAACCCGAGCCCGAGCGGGCTCTAAACAGTCCCACCGCCTCGGTTTCAGCGCAATCTATCTCATCTGTTAGATCGCATGGGAGTTACTAG